CCGGGATCGGGCATAATTCCACTACATCAAAACCGCATATATGGCAGGAAAGTGAAACTTCACTGATAAGCCGGATTACTTCTTTCCAGTTCATTCCACCTGGTTCAGGCGTACCCGTGGCGGGCATGATCGCCGGATCGAATACATCTAGATCGAGTGAGACATATACATCGTTTGACAAGTTATCACAAATTTTTTTTACCCACTGAGGCTCACCATCCATGTTATCGGGTGAGACCTGCATGATATTGTTATCACTCACATATTCAGCCTCTTCGACACTCATGCTCCTGACGCCGACCTGAACGATCGGGCATGTCTCGACTATTCTCCTGGCAACGCAGGCGTGACTGAAAGGGCTGCCCTGGTATGATTCCCGCATATCGGCATGGGCATCGAGGTGAAGGACGGAGATAGACGGGTAGCGTTCCTTCATGGCATGGACCGCGCCGATGGTCACGCTGTGCTCTCCCCCCAGAAGGATGGGGACCCGGTCGCCGTCGAGAATCTCCTCGACCGCCTTCTGGACCCTTTCAACCATGAACCCGGGACCGCGGGCATCCGCCTCAAGGGGCGGCAGCGTGTGAATTCCCGCTCGAAAGGTTTCCTTTCGAAGCTCATCGTCGAACAATTCCATGTTGGCCGATGCCTCGAGGATCGCCGCCGGCCCTTTTCTCGATCCGGCCATATAGGTGGATGTGAGGTCATAGGGCACCGGCAGCACGACAAAACGCGCCGTCTCCAATGCCGCGTGTTCCACGCCGATACCACCGAAGTTCATTGAGAGACCTCCTGTAACATACCGTTGTTGACCATCATCGATCATACTTCATAAGGGTAAACGTGCCTGCTTCATATTGAAGATAGGTGAACTGGCTGATCCAGTCCCCCAGGAGCGCCAGGGTCCGCTCCGTCCCGTTCAGGAACCGTCGTTCCAGAAGGGCTTCATGGCAGTGCCCCAGGATCACGGCGTCGTAACCCTCAGCAAATTTTTCCCCGGCGAATGATTTCATCTTCTCCACCAGCCCGTGATCAAGGGCGCCGAGATGGTCCCGGCTTATGTTCGAACTGAACAGGGCCACTTTCCATATGAGGGCCGGCGGAAGGATACGCTGCAGAGCGTAAAGGCTTCGACTCCTCAGTATCCTTCTCAGAAAGAGGTACCGGCGATTCGTTCTGTCCACGGTATCTCCGTGGGCCAGGTAGATGCGGCTACCGTCAAGCCGGATATCGGCGCTTTCGGAAAAAACGGTCACCCCGCGAGGTTCGAAAAAATCCTTCAGAAAGAAATCATGGTTCCCTTCGCAATAGGAAATTCGCACCCCGCTTGATCCCAGTTCGAACAATGCATCGAGAACGGGTTTAAAATCCTCGTAGATCGCATTTTCATGACAGAACCAGAAGTCAAAGAAGTCTCCGGCGACAAAAAGATGGTCAACGGCGCCGTTCATGGAACGGAGGAAATCCAGAAGACGCCCGTATCCCGGTTGTGTCCGTTCTTTCAGATGCGCGTCGGAGAGAAAGATCGCCTTCATGAGCCCTGTACGATCTGTTGTACCAGGGCGGCCGAGTTCCGAAACATCTGGAGGATCTGTTCGTCGGACAACCCGGCACCCCGCGCCACGGCGACGGCACGCTCTTTTCCGATCAGATCGCCCGGACCGTGACTGTCCGTGTTCAGAACAAGCGGCGCCCGATATTGCGCCGCCAGCTTCGCTACATGACCGTTTGTCAGGCTGTGCCCTTTCCGAGCCGATATTTCAAGGAACAGTGACTTCGAGGCCGCCAGCTCCACCTCGTCTTCGTGTATCAATCCGGGGTGCGCGAGGATGTCGATCCCTGCTTCGATGGCCGCCCGGTTCGTTCCGGGCATGACGGGTTCGGCGATGGTCTCGCCGTGAACCACGATGAGACGGGCGCCCAGTTGCCGGGCCTCCCGTGCCAGAGACGCAATATCCGCGGGATGGACATGGGTCAGTTCAATACCCGGTATCGCCGTGATCGTTCCGTGCCGGGTGATGTTCCCGCAGGCCCTGACAAGGCGCGGAACAATAAAGTCGAGGTTCGAGTGGTCGGCATGATCCGTAATGGCAATGGCCCGGCACCCCGCAACCTCCGCCCTTCTGGCGAGCTCGGCGGGGACCAGTTCCCCGTCACTGAATATCGAAT
The genomic region above belongs to Deltaproteobacteria bacterium and contains:
- a CDS encoding UDP-2,3-diacylglucosamine diphosphatase: MKAIFLSDAHLKERTQPGYGRLLDFLRSMNGAVDHLFVAGDFFDFWFCHENAIYEDFKPVLDALFELGSSGVRISYCEGNHDFFLKDFFEPRGVTVFSESADIRLDGSRIYLAHGDTVDRTNRRYLFLRRILRSRSLYALQRILPPALIWKVALFSSNISRDHLGALDHGLVEKMKSFAGEKFAEGYDAVILGHCHEALLERRFLNGTERTLALLGDWISQFTYLQYEAGTFTLMKYDR
- the speB gene encoding agmatinase gives rise to the protein MNFGGIGVEHAALETARFVVLPVPYDLTSTYMAGSRKGPAAILEASANMELFDDELRKETFRAGIHTLPPLEADARGPGFMVERVQKAVEEILDGDRVPILLGGEHSVTIGAVHAMKERYPSISVLHLDAHADMRESYQGSPFSHACVARRIVETCPIVQVGVRSMSVEEAEYVSDNNIMQVSPDNMDGEPQWVKKICDNLSNDVYVSLDLDVFDPAIMPATGTPEPGGMNWKEVIRLISEVSLSCHICGFDVVELCPIPGMIAPDFLAAKLVYRIIGYADRS
- a CDS encoding histidinol phosphate phosphatase domain-containing protein → MIDLHMHSIFSDGELVPAELARRAEVAGCRAIAITDHADHSNLDFIVPRLVRACGNITRHGTITAIPGIELTHVHPADIASLAREARQLGARLIVVHGETIAEPVMPGTNRAAIEAGIDILAHPGLIHEDEVELAASKSLFLEISARKGHSLTNGHVAKLAAQYRAPLVLNTDSHGPGDLIGKERAVAVARGAGLSDEQILQMFRNSAALVQQIVQGS